TGGGATTGACGTTGGAGTAGAAGCCGTACTCGCGGCCGTCGGCTACGTTCCAGGTGGTCGCAGGCTCTTTGTCGGTGAAGTGGAAGCGGACGATGGCCTTGGCGGATTTGTAGCCGTACTTCCAGGGGACGATGACGCGGACGGGAGCGCCGTTCTGGTTGGGCAGCACCTGGCCGTAGCAACCGAAGGTGAGCAGGGTGAGGGGGTTCATGGCCTCGTCCATGCGGAGGCCTTCGCGATAGGGCCAGTCGTAGCCGGAGGGCTCGTCGGGCATGACCTTCTTATTGTTGTAGGAGAAGAACTGAACGTACTTGGCGCTGGGGAGGGGCTGGCAGAAGTTGATGAACTCGGAGAGGGAGTAGCCGTCCCAGGGGATGATCATGGACCAGGCTTCAACGCAGCGGTGGCGATAGACGCGCGACTCGAGAGGGCGGTAGTGGATGAGGTCGTCGATGTTGATGGTCTGGGGCTTTTTGACCATGCCGGTGATCTGGATGGGCCAGGGGCGGGTTTGGAGGCGGTAGGCTTCGTGGGAGGGGTCGGACTTGTCGGTGCCGTACTCGTAGAAATTGTTGTAGGTGGAGGCCTTGGCGAGGGGGGTTTGGGGGTCGTCGAGGGTGTACTTGCTGGGGATGGTTTTGAGTTGCTCGGCTGCGAACACAGAGGTTGGCGGATCGATGAGAGAGGGGATAGTGCGGGCGGCGAGGGCGGCGGCGCCGAGGGTGGCGGCGGAGGTGAGGAAGCGGCGGCGGGTTTGTTGATGCTGCTCGAAGACGGGCTGCGGGGTGATCTCGGAGGAGCGGATGGTGGCTTCGAGGCTGGGCGATTTGCGGATAAGCATGGTGTTGATTGCCTCGGTTACAGATTACTGCCACTAGATTGGACTCGGAATGGGGCTGGCGGTTACAGGCGCTGGTGATAGTACGGTTGGGGTGGGGCGGTGGATGGTGGGTTTTCTGGCGTGAGCTTCTGGCGTGATTTGGGGTGGGTGGGTGTGAGAGATTAGAAAGCAATGACTTCCATGCGGGTTGTTGCGGGTCTGGCTGCGGTTTCGGTGATGGCGCTGGTGGTGGCGGGCGGGGTTTTGAGCTGCCAGGAGCTGCGGGATGCGGCGCGGCAGGATAAAGCGAATCTGGCCGCGGAGCAGGTACGGTCGGCGGTTGGAGTGCGGGGGATCGCGGCCAATGAGGGGTCGACGGCGCTGTGGCAGAGTTTGGTGAAGCTGCGGACGCGGGCGAGTCTGATGATGATTGTGGCGCATCCGGATGATGAGGATGGCGGGATGCTGACGTATGAGGCGCGGGGGCAGGGCGCGCATGTGGCGATGCTGACGCTGACTCGGGGGGAGGGTGGGCAGAACTTGATGTCGGCGGACTTCGATGATGCGCTGGGGTTGGTGCGGACACAGGAGCTGCTGGCGGCGGGGCGATATATGGGGATCGACCAGATGTGGGGGACGCAGGTGGACTTCGGGTTTTCGAAGACGAAGGAGGAGGCGTTCGAGAACTGGGGGCATGATCGCGTGCTGTATGACGCGGTGCGGGCGGTGAGGCTGTATCGGCCGCTGGTGGTGACGGCGGTGTTTCTTGGCGGGATCACGGATGGACATGGGCAGCACCAGGTGTCGGGCGAGATGGCGCAGGAGGTGTTCGATGCGGCGGGTGATCCGAAGGTGTTTCCGGATCAGATTGCGGCAGGGTTGATGCCGTGGAGTCCGCTGAAGGTCTATGGGAGGGTACCGTTTTTTTCGGTGACGTCGAAGGGGATGTATGACTATGCGACGGGAAAGTATGCTCCTGCACGGTTCTATAACTATGTGACGAAGGAGTGGACGACGGAGTCTCCGAAGGCGAATGTGACGGTGCCGGAGGGAGACTATAGCCCGGTGCTGGGGATGACTTACTTGCAGTTTGCCCGGATGGGGCTGGGGCTCCAGAAGTCGCAGAATGGCGGGATGGGTATACCGGCGGCGGGGCGGTTCGATGTGGGGTATCACCGGTATGGGGCTCGGCTGCAGGATGGCGCGCAGCCTGGTGAGGAGGAGAAGGGATTCTTTGATGGGGTGGATACTTCGCTGGTGGGGATGAGTTCGCTTGCTCCTGGGGAGACTAGTTTTTTGAAGCAGGATCTGGCTAAGATCGATGGGTTGGTGGGGCAGGCTGTGGGGGTTTATAAGATCGCTGCGCCGGAGAAGACGGCTCCGTTTTTGCGGGATGGGTTGCGCGCGACTGATGAGCTGATTGCGAAGGTGGAGGCTAGCGGGCTGACGGCTCGGGAGAAGTACGATCTGCTGCATGAGCTGCGGGTGAAACGGATGCAGTTCAACGATGCGATTGTGCAGGCGCTGGGGATTAGTCTGCGGGCGCAGGTTACGGGGAAGGCGGAGACGGGGCCGTTCGCGCGGTTTAGCGATGGCGCGGAGACGTTTGTGACGGCGGTGCCGGGGCAGAGCTTTGGCGTGAAGACGCTGGTGGCGAATGGAAGCAAGGTGAAGCTCGTCGAGAAAGATGTGACGCTTGTCTCGA
The Edaphobacter lichenicola genome window above contains:
- the msrP gene encoding protein-methionine-sulfoxide reductase catalytic subunit MsrP, encoding MLIRKSPSLEATIRSSEITPQPVFEQHQQTRRRFLTSAATLGAAALAARTIPSLIDPPTSVFAAEQLKTIPSKYTLDDPQTPLAKASTYNNFYEYGTDKSDPSHEAYRLQTRPWPIQITGMVKKPQTINIDDLIHYRPLESRVYRHRCVEAWSMIIPWDGYSLSEFINFCQPLPSAKYVQFFSYNNKKVMPDEPSGYDWPYREGLRMDEAMNPLTLLTFGCYGQVLPNQNGAPVRVIVPWKYGYKSAKAIVRFHFTDKEPATTWNVADGREYGFYSNVNPNYDNARWSQAHERRLDSSTFPRNIPTQMFNGYGDQVASLYAGMDLKKFY
- a CDS encoding PIG-L family deacetylase; translated protein: MTSMRVVAGLAAVSVMALVVAGGVLSCQELRDAARQDKANLAAEQVRSAVGVRGIAANEGSTALWQSLVKLRTRASLMMIVAHPDDEDGGMLTYEARGQGAHVAMLTLTRGEGGQNLMSADFDDALGLVRTQELLAAGRYMGIDQMWGTQVDFGFSKTKEEAFENWGHDRVLYDAVRAVRLYRPLVVTAVFLGGITDGHGQHQVSGEMAQEVFDAAGDPKVFPDQIAAGLMPWSPLKVYGRVPFFSVTSKGMYDYATGKYAPARFYNYVTKEWTTESPKANVTVPEGDYSPVLGMTYLQFARMGLGLQKSQNGGMGIPAAGRFDVGYHRYGARLQDGAQPGEEEKGFFDGVDTSLVGMSSLAPGETSFLKQDLAKIDGLVGQAVGVYKIAAPEKTAPFLRDGLRATDELIAKVEASGLTAREKYDLLHELRVKRMQFNDAIVQALGISLRAQVTGKAETGPFARFSDGAETFVTAVPGQSFGVKTLVANGSKVKLVEKDVTLVSSSGQTYQMTPIATDGKDAPDVTIQNDAHENLFQVKLPEDAKVTRPPFTRPGIEQAYYDVADPAMRNASLPLPALTAWVTLDYDGVEVKLGQEVQTLHRVTGLGTVYEPLVVAPAISVAVSPSAGVVPLTEKTLMVTAKVKSNVKGAATGTVKLELPAGWTAAPETAEFSLGKDGDSVDVPFVVTPGKMAETAYTMTAVASYEGKEYREGYKTVGYAGLLPANLYRPATYRARGADVKVAPGLKVGYLPGTGDEVQASLENLGVHSTTLTMGDIAGGRLSGYDVVVLGVRAYAAHPGLAAANGQLLQYAKNGGVVIVQYNLGNFDYGPYSYSLGSAEKVVDEKAPVRLLVPESPVLSWPNRITERDFDGWVEERGHGFMETWDLQYVAPLETHDPGQDPQRGGLLVAKTGKGAYVYVALALYRELPEGVPGAYRLFANLLSLGKDAVAK